From the genome of Candidatus Eremiobacteraceae bacterium:
AGCACTCCCCGTTGACGGTGTGGTCATGGTCAGCACGCCGCAGGGTCTGGCGACGATGATCGTCAGCAAGGCGCTGAAGCTGGCGAAACAACTCGACACGCCCGTGATCGGTCTCGTCGAGAACATGGCCTACTTCACGGATAAGGAAACTGGAAAGCGCTACGATTTGTTCGGCGCGAGCAAAGGCGTCCAACTCGTCGTCGAGAGCGGCGCTCCGCTGCTCGCGCAGTTGCCCATCGATCCGGTGCTGACGCAGCTCTGCGACGAGGGGCGCATCGAAGAGTATGAATCGGACGACTACGACGTGCTCGCCCGCAATTTCGCAAAAATAGCGCCCACGTCGGTGGCGCCCGCCGTATGACCGCGATCGTGCGCGGGCGATTCTGTGCCCTGACGTTCGCACTTGCGGTCGCCCTTGCCGGCGGGTTGAGTGTGGCTTCGTGCTCGGCACATGATTCATCCGATTCCCATCTCGCGTCGATCGCCGGCTTACCCGTCTACCCGAATGCGTCGATGGTCGGCGCGAGCAGCGGCGCGCTTGCCATCTACCGGAGTGCGGACCCGTATCTCGTGGTCGCAGATTGGTACGGCACGCACATGCCGAAAGGCACGCATACCGCGCGAAACGACGCGATGTCGCAGGCCACCTTCGCGATTTTCTTGCCGGAAGAGACGAAGACCGTGCACGTCGAGATGTCCGACGGCACGGTCCGCATCACGTTGACCGATGTGAAGAATGGTCCGGCGTCCTCTACTGGACGATGACGACCGTCCGCATCCCGTTGCTGTCGTAGTGAAACGCGCATCCGAACATATAAAAGCCGGGCGGTCCCGAATTGTACTGGAGCGATGACGATCCGGCGTTGAGCGTGCCCGAGCTGAAGTTCGTCGTGCTGATAACGGTGTTTGCCGGCGAGGCCGCGCCGCTTCCATTGAAGTGAAGCGGAAACGACGCGCCGTTGCCGGATGCATTCCCGAGAAAACTAGCCGTATGCGGAATGCCATCGAAGTTCCGGAAGACCGCGGGCATCGCAGTGATAAGCGCGACGACTCCGGATGTCGTGTCGATCGTGCCGGTCGAATTGAAATACCCGAGCACTGAGCCGTACGCCGGATCGACCGTCGCCGATTCGCCGGAGAGGTTCACGCCGACGATTTGCGATCCGGGAGCGATGGACGGCGCGGCGTCGGATTTGGATTGTTGATCCCGTAGGATGAGCCGCCGTAACCACCGCCTCCGCAGCCGGCGGCCGCGAGCGCAGCCGTGGTCGCGAATGCGATTCCGGTGATCCTAAGCGTGGTGAGGGTCTTATCGAGCGTCAACGAGTCGGTCCTTTCGTAGCGAGGAGGGCGGGTGCGGCGACAGGGCGTAGCGCCACACCCGCTTCACCAAGCCTACTGGCGGCCGCTGAAACAAGCGTGAAGCGGAGCCGGCATGTGCCGGTTCCGCTTCATTTCCCTTACCTGAATATTTAAGCGATGTTTTGTTCTAGCAGTATGGCCCCTTGCACGGCGGAGGTGTGCCGCCGCTTGCCACGCTTGCTTGCGGGCCCGGCGTCGCGCCCACCTGGACCACGACTCCGTCTTGCATGTTGTTGCTGCCGAAGTGGAACGCGCAAGCGATGAACAGGTTGCCTGTCGTGCTGGTGACCGTCAATGGACCGACGCTCGTGCCGGGGCTGATCGGACCGCTGCGATATCCGGCGTCGAGCACAGTCGTGCCCGACTTCGTCGTGTCGAGAGTGCCGCCGACCGGCGGCGGAGTCGGATACACCGAGTAGACGTTGAACGTGTGTATGACCGAATCACCGTTTGTGAGCATGATCTGCTGGCCTGGCGCCAATCCGAGGACCTGCGAAAAATTCTGTTGCGTGAAGCCTTGCACCGTGCCGAACGGCGGTGAGTTGATCTGACCGACGTTCTTCGCGAACAACACGATCTGCACCGCGGGAACCGCACTTACGGTCGGTTGAGGACCGGGACCCGGCGCGCTGACGCTTCCGCCGCCGCCACCGCCGCCGCAACCGGCGGCCGTCGCGGCCCCGATCACAAGGGCTGCGATCGCGATGCGAGCGAACTTGAGGGATCTAAAATCCATGGCATACTCTCCTAGCGAGCGGCATGCGAATCGCACGCTGCGTTCTTTGTCAGCGTAGTTTGGCGGGCTGAAATGACGGTGAAAGAAAATTAAATGAGGAACGGCGTTGCGCCGTTCCTCATCAGTGTATCGCTTGAACTAGAGCTTAAAAAACGATGAAAATCGTGCGGAGCGGTACCGCCGGCGGAACCGCATTGTACGTATAGAAGTCGGCCATGAAATACATCCCCGGCGAGCCCGTGAAATAGTCCGCAGAGGCGGTGGGCGCCAACAGCGATCCGCCGATGAGATTGCCGGTCGAAAACGTCGTATCCGAAATGAGCGATCCCGGTGCGCTCGAGTTCGATGCGCCGTTCACGTTGTTGAACGTGGCTGGCCACGTGGCGCCCGGAATAGGATCGATGCCGTTGTTCGACGCCGTATGCGGATCCGCGTCGTAATTGTAGAAACGAATCTTTTGGCCCGCGTTCACGGCGATGATGCTCGACGGGCCCGGCGTGGAATAGGGGTTCGCTGAAGCCGTCGGGCTGACCACTGGGCCGGGGATGAGCGACATTCCATCGACAGGTCCGAAGGTTGGTACATCTGTGGGGGTCGCAACGGCATAGGCGATAGCCACGAAGTAGAGCGGCGTGGGTGACGGCGTCGGCGTGGGCGAGCCGGACGGCAGCGGCGACGGCGAGGGCGTCGTACCAGGACTGGGGGTTGTATGCACGCCTGGAATCGCACTGCTCTTCGAGCAGCCCTGCGCGCCGACGACGACCACGGCCGCGACGGTGGCCGCTGCGAGCGCCGCAAGACGAGCCGCGGGAGAAAACACTGACATTGGTGCGAATCCTTTCAATCGGCGCAAGTCAGCCCCCGGCGACGAGGGTTTGCGCTTTCACTTTCATTGTATCGTAGGTCATCTCGCCGTCGACCGCATCCCGGATAACACCCGCGCGGTCGACGAAAAATGAACTCGGCATTCCGACCATGTGGAGGACCGTACCCACCTGCTGATCGGCATCCAGGCCGACCGGAAAAGTTATGCCGAATCGTTGCGTGTAGGGCTTGACCGCCGTCGTATCTTCCCCTTGGTCGATCGCGACGACGAGCAAGCGGCCGTTTTGCGCTCTTGCCAGACGCTCGAGCGCCGGCATCTCGCGCCGGCACGGTCCACACCACGTGGCCCACACATTTACCAAAACGTCGTGGCCGCGAAGTTCGTTCAGCGCGATATCGCCGCCGCCAAGCCGGGCTACCGTGAGATCGGGCATGACCTGACCGATGACTTGCGCCGGACCCCGGTGCGTGTTGCGGTCCTGATCGACGTCGCTTGGCACGAACATGGCGGTGAGAACGACAACGGCGACCGCAACCGCGAGGCCGCCGAGAATCCATCGGGTCACGCCTTGCTCTTAAGCGCCCCCGTCAAACCGACCTGCCTTGCGTCGCGCCCATAGGGTAAGCATCTTGCGCCGCGAAGCGGCACGTGTGTCCGATTCGTTTCCCGCATCCATCGACGAAGTCGAAGCGCTGTTGGCGCGCGGGCGCTACATGGCCGATCGGCCGCTCGCCGTCACGATATTTCTCGCACTCGCGTTGCGAAAGCCGCTGTTCTTGGAGGGCGAGGCCGGCGTCGGAAAAACCGAGGTGGCAAAAGTCCTATCGGCAGCCCTCGGCCGCCGGCTCATACGGCTGCAGTGCTACGAAGGGCTCGATGCTAACCAAGCGCTGTACGAATGGAACTACGCCAAGCAGATCTTGCACATACGTTTGGCGGAAAGTGCCGCGCCGGGCGCTCGCGCAGAATTGGAACGCGAGATATTCGGACCGGATTTTCTCATAAAGCGGCCGCTGCTCCAGGCCATCGACGATTCGGGCGGAGAGGCAAGCGTTCTTCTCATCGATGAGATCGATCGAGCCGACGAAGAGTTCGAAGCGTTCCTTCTCGAGCTGCTCTCCGATTTTCAAGTGACGGTGCCAGAATTGGGCACGTTCAAAGCGGTCACCCCGCCCATCGTCGTGCTGACCAGCAATAGGACGCGGGAAGTGCACGACGCGCTGAAGCGGCGATGCCTCTACCAATGGATCGACTATCCGGACATCGAGCGCGAAGCGCGAATCGTATCCTCTAAGGTGCCGGGCATCGACGCGCGCCTCGCCCGGCACGCCTGCGCGTTCGTCGCCGGCCTTCGCGCCGATCCGTTCTATAAACATCCGGGAATCGCAGAGACGATCGACTGGGCTGCGGCTCTCGTCTCGCTCGGCGCGCGCGAAATCGATGAGCGTACTGCGGTCGACACGATCGGGTGCCTACTGAAGTATCAAGAAGATGTGAAAAAAGTGCAAGAGGGCGGCATGGCGGCACGAGTCGAGCGCGCGCGCAAGGCTGTCGCCGCGACGTGACCAAGATCACCGGAGCGGACGCGGTCATCGGGCCCAGCGATTTTGCAAAGCTCCAGCACAATGCGCTCGTGTTCGGGCGGACGCTTCGCGCACTCGGCTTTCGCGTGCAGCCCGATCGCATGGTGCTTTTGGCAAATGCCCTGGACTGCGTCGGGATCGAGAGCCGCGAGGACGTGAAATCCGCAGCGCGCGCTATTCTCGTCCGCGCCAAGGAAGATATCGCGCGCTTCGAGATCGCGTTCGATGAGTTTTGGCGCGCGCACGGCCAGTCATATCCGGCCGGCACCGGCGATGATAGCCCCGGCGGGGCGCCGCACGACCGCGACGAACCGGTCGATCGCGAAGGCGAATCGGAGACCGGCGATCCCACGCGCATGCCGGCGTCGGGCACCGCTCGCGAGCCTCGCGTCGACGACGGAGCCAGCGCCGGTCCAAAGGATAGCGGCGAAACGATTGACGGCGACCGGTCGAACACCTACTCATTCGCCGAAGGGCTTTACTCGAAAGATTTTTCGCAGATGAGTTCGGCGGAGTTGGACCGCGCGCGCGACTTGACGCGGCCCGGCGCATGGGATCTCGGCAGACGACGGACGCGGCGCATGGTGTCCGGCTCCGGCAAGGGCTCGTTCGACGCACGACGCACTTTACGCGTGAGTCTGCGGCGCGGCGGCGAAGTGCTCGAGCTTCGGCGTCGGCGACGCAAAAACAAACGCCGCGATCTCGTGCTGCTCTGCGACATATCGGGCTCGATGGACCGGTATTCGCGCCTTCTATTGCACTTCGTGCATACCGTCCGGCACGCGGTCGGCAGCGTCGAAGCATTTGTTTTCGGCACGCGGATCACGCGCGTCACGAGACAACTTCGTCATCGCGACACGCACGCCGCACTGAACGAGATCGCGGACAGCGTTGTAGACTGGGCCGGCGGCACGCGCATCGGCGACAGCCTCTTCCACTTCAACCGGACCTGGGCGCGTCGCGTGCTCGGCCGCGGCGCGATCGTGATCGTCATCAGCGACGGCTGGGACCGCGGCGATGTGCGCTTGCTCGCCAAGGAGATGCAGCGCTTGCAGCGCGGCGCATTCCGCTTGATCTGGCTGAATCCGCTGCTCGGCTCGGCGGGCTATCGCCCGCAGACCATCGGTATGCGCGCCGCGCTGCCGTACGTCGACGATTTCTTGCCCGCGAACAACCTCAAGAGTCTCGTCCAGCTCGCTCAGCTGCTGCAGACGGTCGATCATCGCAGACCGCTGCGCCGGCAGGGAACGCCCGCAGTCGTGCTCGTCCGATGAGGGATCTGATCACCACCGCGAAGGCGTGGGCCAGCGCCGGCGACCGCGTCGTCATGGCTACCCTCGTGCGCGTCGACGGCTCGGCACCTCGAGGTGAAGGCGCGAAGATGCTCGTGGCCGCGAGCGGTGCCGTTGAAGGCTCCGTCAGCGGAGGCTGCGTGGAAGCCGCCGTCGCCGAAGAAGCGCGGGCCGTGCACGAAGGCAGTTCGGCGCGCATTGTCACGTACGGCATCAATCGCGCGATGATGTGGGATGTAGGACTCGCATGCGGCGGCAAGATCGAAGTGCTCGTCGAACCGATGCCCGACATGACGCTCCTCGAACGCTGTTTCGCGCCCGGCGCGAATGCGGCGCTCTGCACGTCGCTTGCCGCCGGTGGGAAAGATGCAGCTACCAAGGCCGTTGTGTTCGCCGACGGCGGCATGACCGGTTCGCTCGGCGACGCAGGCCTCGACGCCGAACTAGCGACCCTAGCGCGCGCGCAGATCGAGCGCGGGATGTCGAAGACCGTCACCATCGCCGGCCGCGACATCTTCATCGATGTCGTCGCGCCCCGCGAACGCCTCATCATCGTCGGCGCGGTGCATATCTCCGTGTGCTTGTGCGCGATGGCGGCCGACGCGGGCTTCACCGTGACCGTGATCGACCCACGCGAGCGCTTGAACAACCGGGATCGGTTTCCCAGAGCCGCCGCGCTCCTTGTGGGTTGGCCCGAGGACGAGATGCCAAACGTGACGCTCGACGAGCACACATACGTCGCGATCCTCACGCACGACGAGAAGTTCGACGATCCTTCGCTCGAGTTCGCGCTGCGCGCGCATCCGCGCTACGTGGGCGCGATCGGTAGCAAGAAGACGCACGCCGCGCGACGAGAGCGCCTTCTCGCAGCGGGCTTCTCGCGCGACGCGGTCGACGGAGTGCGCGGACCGATCGGACTCGACATCGGCGCGCAATCGCCGGAAGAAATCGCCGTCGCGATACTCGCCGAGATGATCGCGACGAAGTACGGACATCACGGTGCAGCATTACGCGATCGCATCGAGCCGAGCATACATTCCTGATCCCGCGCAGATCGCGCGAAAAATTGCGTCAAAATTTTTTTTCACAAGGCCGTCATAAAAAGAGGGTTCGTTCGAACGTATGAGCGAATTAAGAACTCCGAGCTCAGTATGAGCGCACCCCATTGCTCCGCAGGATGGAGGTGAGCACAAATGGCAGCTAAGAAGAAGGCGGCGAAGAAGACCACGAAAAAGGCCGCTACGAAGACCAAGAAAAAGGCCAAGAAGCGCTAAGCTTCGATAGGCTGACGGAGAGCGAAACGGAAACGATTCGCTCTCTTTCTTATTTGTGGATCAGTTCGTCTCGGAGATCACCGACACGCTGTGCCCCTGGTGTTCGGTGATGAATGCCAATCCCTCGACCATCCACGTATCGAGTCCTGACGCCGAATGCTCGGCCACTTCGCGCGCGACGTGCTCCCGGTCGCGCAGCCAACGCAGATGCGTCACGCCCTGGCTGACCCAAACGACTTCGCCACAATCCTCACACGCCAGGCCGCATCGTGCGGTCATGCAACTTTGATGACGAGGAGCGCGAAGTCGTCGGCGATGCGTCCGCCCGCGTATTTCGTCACGCGCGCCACGAGATCTGCT
Proteins encoded in this window:
- a CDS encoding TlpA disulfide reductase family protein yields the protein MTRWILGGLAVAVAVVVLTAMFVPSDVDQDRNTHRGPAQVIGQVMPDLTVARLGGGDIALNELRGHDVLVNVWATWCGPCRREMPALERLARAQNGRLLVVAIDQGEDTTAVKPYTQRFGITFPVGLDADQQVGTVLHMVGMPSSFFVDRAGVIRDAVDGEMTYDTMKVKAQTLVAGG
- a CDS encoding VWA domain-containing protein; translated protein: MTKITGADAVIGPSDFAKLQHNALVFGRTLRALGFRVQPDRMVLLANALDCVGIESREDVKSAARAILVRAKEDIARFEIAFDEFWRAHGQSYPAGTGDDSPGGAPHDRDEPVDREGESETGDPTRMPASGTAREPRVDDGASAGPKDSGETIDGDRSNTYSFAEGLYSKDFSQMSSAELDRARDLTRPGAWDLGRRRTRRMVSGSGKGSFDARRTLRVSLRRGGEVLELRRRRRKNKRRDLVLLCDISGSMDRYSRLLLHFVHTVRHAVGSVEAFVFGTRITRVTRQLRHRDTHAALNEIADSVVDWAGGTRIGDSLFHFNRTWARRVLGRGAIVIVISDGWDRGDVRLLAKEMQRLQRGAFRLIWLNPLLGSAGYRPQTIGMRAALPYVDDFLPANNLKSLVQLAQLLQTVDHRRPLRRQGTPAVVLVR
- a CDS encoding XdhC/CoxI family protein, encoding MRDLITTAKAWASAGDRVVMATLVRVDGSAPRGEGAKMLVAASGAVEGSVSGGCVEAAVAEEARAVHEGSSARIVTYGINRAMMWDVGLACGGKIEVLVEPMPDMTLLERCFAPGANAALCTSLAAGGKDAATKAVVFADGGMTGSLGDAGLDAELATLARAQIERGMSKTVTIAGRDIFIDVVAPRERLIIVGAVHISVCLCAMAADAGFTVTVIDPRERLNNRDRFPRAAALLVGWPEDEMPNVTLDEHTYVAILTHDEKFDDPSLEFALRAHPRYVGAIGSKKTHAARRERLLAAGFSRDAVDGVRGPIGLDIGAQSPEEIAVAILAEMIATKYGHHGAALRDRIEPSIHS
- a CDS encoding MoxR family ATPase — protein: MSDSFPASIDEVEALLARGRYMADRPLAVTIFLALALRKPLFLEGEAGVGKTEVAKVLSAALGRRLIRLQCYEGLDANQALYEWNYAKQILHIRLAESAAPGARAELEREIFGPDFLIKRPLLQAIDDSGGEASVLLIDEIDRADEEFEAFLLELLSDFQVTVPELGTFKAVTPPIVVLTSNRTREVHDALKRRCLYQWIDYPDIEREARIVSSKVPGIDARLARHACAFVAGLRADPFYKHPGIAETIDWAAALVSLGAREIDERTAVDTIGCLLKYQEDVKKVQEGGMAARVERARKAVAAT